In one window of Vallitalea okinawensis DNA:
- the dcd gene encoding dCTP deaminase — protein sequence MILSGREIKKRLNGDIKIDPFNEEQLNPNSYNLKLHNELLIYDTPILDMKKPNPTKKIVIPKEGLVLEPGKLYLGRTKEFTETNNLVPMLEGRSSIGRLGLFIHVTAGFGDVGFKGYWTLEIFCVQPIRVYSDVEVCQIYYHSLEGEHENYASGKYQQNEGIQPSLLYKDFE from the coding sequence ATGATTTTATCTGGAAGAGAAATAAAAAAAAGATTAAATGGTGATATTAAGATAGATCCATTTAATGAGGAACAACTTAATCCAAATAGTTATAATCTTAAGCTGCATAACGAATTATTGATTTACGATACACCTATTTTAGATATGAAGAAGCCTAATCCAACAAAGAAAATTGTTATCCCAAAGGAGGGCTTGGTTTTAGAACCTGGTAAACTATATCTTGGTAGAACAAAAGAATTTACCGAAACAAATAATTTAGTTCCTATGTTAGAAGGCCGTTCATCTATAGGTCGACTTGGACTATTTATTCATGTAACAGCTGGTTTTGGTGATGTAGGTTTTAAAGGTTATTGGACATTGGAAATATTCTGTGTTCAACCTATAAGAGTATATTCTGATGTTGAGGTATGTCAAATCTATTATCACAGTTTAGAAGGTGAACATGAGAATTATGCAAGTGGTAAATATCAGCAGAATGAAGGTATACAACCAAGCTTATTGTATAAAGACTTTGAGTAA
- a CDS encoding TIGR03960 family B12-binding radical SAM protein gives MRIDIPQKILLEVEKPARYIGNEMNMVKKNPEDVDIRFAYCFPDVYEVGMSHIGSTILYHFLNEREDTYCERVYSPWHDMEEKMRENNIPMYALETYTPIKEFDFLGFTLQYEMSYTNILNILDLGGIPKYSKDRTEEDPLVIAGGPCAYNPEPLAPFVDFFYIGEGEVLYYEILDLYKAIRSKGGSKEDFLEKVLQFEGVYVPKFYDVQYKENGEIESFTPNHPDAKEKIKKVHVKDVDNSYYPTNPIMPLIQVVHDRAVIELFRGCIRGCRFCQAGMIYRPVRQKDPKKLAKLADDILGNTGYEEVSLISLSSSDYTDLNEITDHLFDKHCDVNLSLPSLRVDEFSLDLMDRLSKGKKSSLTFAPEAGTQRLRDVINKNISEDDILSGVALAFKGGWDKVKLYFMMGLPTETMEDISGIKDLAYSIVDQYFGVPKEERARNLKVTVSTSFFVPKPFTPFQWFPQNTYDEFMAKQALLNSEIRNRKIQYNCHDAKLSALEGIVARGDRRVADVIYHAWKNGSKFDGWSDHFVYDKWVKAFEECNIDGDFYHTRERSYDEILPWDFINIGVTKAFLWKEFEKAINEEVTPNCREKCSNCGVSKIDKGACYEKEN, from the coding sequence TTGAGAATAGATATACCACAGAAGATATTATTAGAAGTTGAAAAACCTGCTAGATATATTGGGAATGAAATGAATATGGTTAAGAAGAATCCAGAAGATGTAGATATTCGTTTTGCATACTGTTTCCCAGATGTATATGAAGTAGGGATGTCTCATATTGGATCTACAATTCTTTATCATTTTTTAAATGAACGCGAAGACACCTATTGTGAAAGAGTTTATTCACCTTGGCATGATATGGAAGAGAAAATGAGAGAGAATAATATACCAATGTATGCTCTTGAGACTTATACACCAATAAAAGAATTTGATTTTTTAGGTTTCACGCTACAATATGAAATGAGCTACACCAACATTTTAAATATACTTGATTTAGGAGGAATTCCTAAGTATTCTAAGGATAGAACCGAAGAGGACCCACTTGTTATTGCTGGTGGTCCATGTGCATACAATCCTGAGCCTTTAGCCCCATTTGTAGACTTCTTTTATATTGGTGAAGGAGAAGTTCTCTATTATGAAATTCTGGATCTCTATAAAGCAATACGATCTAAGGGTGGATCAAAAGAAGATTTTCTAGAAAAAGTGTTACAATTTGAAGGGGTTTATGTCCCAAAATTCTATGATGTTCAATATAAAGAAAATGGAGAAATAGAAAGTTTTACGCCCAATCATCCTGATGCCAAAGAGAAAATTAAAAAGGTACATGTAAAGGATGTAGACAATAGCTACTATCCAACTAATCCAATTATGCCACTTATTCAAGTAGTACATGATCGTGCTGTCATTGAATTATTTAGAGGCTGCATAAGAGGTTGTCGTTTTTGTCAAGCGGGTATGATTTATCGTCCTGTTCGTCAAAAGGATCCTAAAAAACTAGCCAAGTTAGCTGATGACATTTTAGGTAATACAGGATATGAAGAGGTATCATTAATCTCATTAAGTTCCAGTGATTATACTGATTTAAATGAAATAACTGACCATCTATTTGATAAACACTGTGATGTTAATCTAAGCTTACCTTCATTAAGGGTGGACGAGTTTTCTTTAGATTTAATGGATCGATTGAGTAAAGGCAAGAAAAGTAGTCTAACCTTCGCTCCAGAGGCTGGTACTCAGCGATTAAGAGATGTAATCAATAAGAATATAAGTGAGGATGATATCTTAAGTGGTGTTGCTTTAGCATTCAAAGGCGGATGGGATAAAGTTAAACTTTATTTCATGATGGGACTACCTACTGAAACAATGGAAGATATTAGCGGAATTAAAGATTTAGCTTATAGTATAGTAGATCAGTACTTTGGAGTACCAAAAGAAGAACGTGCGCGTAACCTTAAAGTTACTGTTAGTACATCTTTCTTTGTTCCAAAGCCATTTACACCATTCCAGTGGTTCCCACAAAATACTTATGATGAATTCATGGCTAAACAGGCTTTATTAAATAGTGAGATTAGAAATCGCAAGATACAATATAACTGCCATGATGCAAAATTATCTGCTTTAGAAGGAATTGTAGCAAGAGGTGATAGACGAGTTGCAGATGTGATTTATCATGCATGGAAAAATGGAAGTAAATTTGATGGATGGTCAGATCATTTTGTTTATGATAAATGGGTGAAGGCTTTTGAAGAGTGTAATATTGATGGAGACTTCTATCATACTAGAGAGCGCTCATATGATGAAATTCTACCTTGGGACTTTATTAACATCGGCGTGACAAAGGCATTCTTATGGAAAGAGTTCGAAAAAGCAATTAATGAAGAGGTAACACCTAATTGCCGTGAGAAGTGTTCAAACTGTGGCGTTAGCAAAATAGATAAAGGAGCCTGTTATGAGAAAGAGAATTAA
- the rpmA gene encoding 50S ribosomal protein L27: MLRMNLQFFAHKKGVGSTKNGRDSESKRLGAKRADGQFVKAGNILYRQRGTRIHPGVNVGRGGDDTLFALVDGRVKFERKGRDRKVVSVYPETMAQ; encoded by the coding sequence ATGTTAAGAATGAACTTACAATTCTTCGCTCACAAAAAAGGAGTAGGTTCTACTAAGAATGGTAGAGATTCTGAATCCAAGAGACTTGGAGCTAAAAGAGCTGATGGTCAATTCGTTAAAGCAGGTAACATCTTATATAGACAAAGAGGTACTAGAATCCATCCTGGCGTTAATGTAGGTCGTGGTGGTGATGATACATTATTCGCTTTAGTTGATGGTCGTGTTAAATTTGAAAGAAAAGGTAGAGACAGAAAAGTAGTTTCTGTTTATCCTGAAACAATGGCTCAATAA
- a CDS encoding ribose-phosphate diphosphokinase — protein sequence MNHNGEVKIFSGSSSIEFATRMCQHLGIELGKSTCMHFTEGNTYVKIEETVRDKDVYLVETLGLDPNNEFAELLFWIDAFKRASANSVTVIMPYFSYAKGDKKDEPRVSIRGRVCAECIELAGADRVVTMDLHSPQIQGFFKVPVDHLYAMPILCEFIKSMQLNNMVVVSPDAGYAKDARKFAKYLKADVAIGDKTRTGHDENAKILDLIGDVDGKDAVIVDDFSISGGTLIDLSYELKKRGAKRVIACLSHILLNDKGIKRLEESPIELLISTDSVCNEQVVNSDKVRLISVAPLFAETIRRIHNHESVSPLFNEVPQNILKQIK from the coding sequence ATGAATCATAATGGTGAAGTGAAAATTTTCAGTGGTAGTAGTAGTATTGAGTTTGCGACAAGAATGTGTCAACACTTAGGTATTGAATTAGGAAAATCCACCTGTATGCATTTCACTGAGGGGAATACCTATGTGAAGATTGAAGAAACGGTTAGAGATAAGGATGTTTACCTAGTTGAAACGCTTGGATTAGATCCTAATAACGAATTCGCAGAATTACTTTTTTGGATTGATGCATTTAAGCGAGCAAGTGCTAATTCGGTTACTGTTATTATGCCCTATTTCAGTTATGCGAAGGGAGATAAAAAGGATGAACCCAGGGTATCCATTCGTGGAAGGGTTTGTGCAGAATGTATTGAATTGGCTGGAGCAGATAGAGTAGTCACTATGGATTTGCATTCACCACAGATTCAAGGTTTTTTTAAGGTGCCAGTGGATCATCTCTATGCAATGCCTATACTTTGTGAGTTTATAAAATCCATGCAACTCAATAATATGGTAGTCGTTTCTCCTGACGCTGGTTATGCTAAAGATGCAAGAAAGTTTGCTAAATACCTGAAAGCTGATGTGGCTATTGGTGATAAAACTCGTACTGGACATGATGAAAATGCAAAAATATTAGATTTAATCGGTGATGTTGATGGCAAAGATGCTGTAATTGTAGATGATTTCTCTATTTCTGGAGGAACGCTTATTGATTTATCATATGAGCTTAAAAAAAGAGGTGCTAAACGAGTTATAGCATGTCTGTCACATATTTTACTTAATGACAAGGGTATAAAGAGATTAGAGGAGAGTCCCATTGAGCTTCTAATTAGTACAGATTCTGTATGCAATGAGCAAGTTGTAAATAGTGATAAGGTCAGACTAATTTCCGTGGCACCACTTTTTGCTGAAACCATTAGAAGAATCCATAATCACGAATCTGTTAGTCCTTTATTTAATGAAGTACCCCAAAATATACTGAAACAGATCAAATGA
- the rplU gene encoding 50S ribosomal protein L21: MYAVIQTGGKQYRVAEGDVVSVEKLGVVAGESVTFDQVLAVSNDAGLTIGSPVVENASVTATVVEEGRAKKIVVYKHKPKKGYQKKQGHRQYYTKVKIQKINA, encoded by the coding sequence ATGTACGCAGTTATTCAAACAGGTGGTAAACAATATCGCGTAGCTGAAGGTGATGTTGTATCTGTGGAAAAATTAGGTGTAGTTGCTGGTGAATCAGTAACATTTGATCAAGTATTAGCTGTTTCTAATGATGCTGGTTTAACAATAGGTTCTCCAGTTGTAGAAAACGCTTCTGTAACAGCTACGGTTGTTGAAGAAGGTAGAGCTAAGAAAATCGTTGTTTACAAACACAAACCTAAAAAAGGTTACCAAAAGAAGCAAGGCCACAGACAATACTACACTAAAGTAAAAATCCAAAAAATTAACGCTTAA
- a CDS encoding ribosomal-processing cysteine protease Prp: protein MIHVKFYQTQEEIIGVEVSGHAEYAEYGQDIVCAAVSALVFNSINSVDEFTDDSYELENNEQTGYINFLLKENISLESKLLIKSLHLGLIGISAEYGEKYIKVSVKEV, encoded by the coding sequence ATGATTCACGTAAAATTCTATCAGACCCAAGAAGAAATAATTGGGGTAGAGGTTAGTGGTCATGCTGAATATGCGGAATATGGTCAGGATATCGTCTGTGCAGCAGTTTCTGCTTTGGTTTTTAATTCGATAAATTCAGTGGATGAATTCACTGATGATTCATATGAACTTGAAAATAATGAACAGACAGGATATATTAACTTTCTATTAAAAGAAAATATATCTCTTGAATCCAAATTGCTTATAAAATCTTTGCATTTAGGCTTAATTGGTATAAGTGCAGAGTACGGTGAAAAATATATTAAAGTTTCTGTTAAGGAGGTGTAA
- a CDS encoding Rne/Rng family ribonuclease — MERTLLVDVEFPYIDLAVLEDGQLVEYQRYTEEDASIVSNIYIGRIINIIKGMEAAFIDIGLDKNAYLKLNSQHRYQQGQEVLVQVIKPPYKSKGAVVTTNISIPGKYVVIKPYDTTIYVSSKITDTLERERLKEVIYQHRNSNYGYIVRTDAVSVDDQKIIDDIKQLEKQWDEIDSVHSYRSCYSVLYSEPSPLIRAVKDLLTEKVNKFIINDTEQYDIVKNYIDEYYPYYSSFIELYEDTSWHLFNLYKVKGQLDKALKKHVWLKSGASIVIESTEALVSIDVNTAKFTGKKLLEDTIFKVNKEACYEIARQIRVRNLSGIIIIDFIDMRNEEHNQKVIQILKHALKNDRLKTVVLGMTKLGLVEMTRKKVSEPLYLQLKE, encoded by the coding sequence TTGGAAAGAACCTTACTTGTAGATGTTGAATTTCCCTATATAGATTTAGCTGTACTAGAGGATGGTCAGTTAGTTGAATATCAAAGATATACAGAGGAAGATGCGTCAATAGTATCTAATATTTATATTGGCAGAATCATCAACATTATTAAAGGAATGGAAGCAGCCTTTATTGACATTGGACTAGATAAAAATGCTTATTTAAAGTTGAATAGCCAACACCGCTATCAACAAGGGCAAGAAGTTTTGGTGCAAGTCATTAAGCCGCCGTATAAGTCAAAAGGAGCTGTAGTTACTACAAATATCAGTATACCTGGCAAGTATGTGGTCATAAAACCTTATGATACGACAATATATGTGTCTTCCAAAATAACTGATACTTTAGAAAGAGAGCGGTTAAAAGAAGTTATTTATCAGCATAGAAATTCAAATTATGGCTATATCGTAAGAACAGATGCAGTTTCTGTTGATGATCAAAAAATTATTGATGATATAAAGCAGTTAGAAAAGCAGTGGGATGAGATCGATAGTGTTCATTCATATAGGTCATGCTATTCTGTTCTCTATAGTGAACCTTCACCACTGATTCGTGCTGTGAAAGATTTACTAACAGAAAAGGTAAATAAATTTATTATTAATGATACAGAACAGTATGATATCGTTAAAAACTATATTGATGAATATTACCCTTACTATAGCTCATTCATTGAGCTTTATGAGGATACATCTTGGCATCTTTTTAATCTTTATAAAGTAAAGGGTCAATTGGATAAAGCTTTAAAGAAACATGTTTGGTTAAAAAGCGGTGCAAGCATCGTCATCGAATCAACTGAGGCTTTAGTTTCTATAGATGTCAATACAGCTAAATTCACTGGTAAAAAGCTATTAGAAGATACAATATTTAAAGTAAACAAAGAGGCTTGCTACGAAATAGCTCGTCAAATAAGAGTAAGAAATTTGAGTGGTATAATTATCATTGATTTTATTGATATGAGGAATGAAGAACATAATCAGAAAGTTATACAGATACTTAAGCATGCCTTAAAAAATGATCGATTAAAAACTGTTGTACTAGGAATGACTAAATTAGGGTTAGTCGAGATGACTAGGAAGAAAGTCAGTGAACCTTTATACCTGCAATTGAAAGAATAA
- a CDS encoding TIGR03936 family radical SAM-associated protein translates to MRKRIKFNKHGQLKYIGHLDLQRLLHRALRKAEIPVEYSKGFNPHPITSFAQPLSLGFISEAEYMDMTLTDNYDNQHLIDKMNTILPEGLRFIDAIDLADKAPKAMAIVEAARYTITLDQDIDKEEIQAFMNQEEILVEKMTKKKRLKTIDIKPGIYELIYKDSTTLEVFCSAGSSNVKPQLIVKALYDFIDLIFDEHLLKFKRHDLYLKREDQFIPLIDA, encoded by the coding sequence ATGAGAAAGAGAATTAAATTCAATAAGCATGGACAACTTAAATATATTGGTCACTTAGACTTGCAAAGACTTTTACATCGCGCATTAAGAAAAGCAGAGATTCCAGTAGAATATTCCAAAGGATTTAATCCTCATCCAATCACTTCTTTTGCACAACCCTTATCTCTAGGTTTTATTAGTGAAGCAGAATATATGGATATGACATTAACAGATAACTATGATAATCAGCATCTGATTGATAAAATGAATACTATACTACCAGAGGGACTTCGCTTTATTGATGCTATTGACTTGGCTGATAAAGCTCCCAAAGCGATGGCTATTGTAGAGGCAGCAAGATATACCATTACTCTAGATCAAGATATAGATAAAGAAGAGATTCAAGCTTTTATGAACCAAGAAGAAATATTAGTGGAGAAGATGACCAAAAAGAAGAGACTTAAAACGATAGATATTAAGCCTGGAATTTATGAATTAATCTATAAGGATTCCACTACTCTTGAAGTATTCTGTAGTGCAGGATCAAGTAACGTAAAACCTCAATTAATCGTTAAGGCTCTTTATGATTTTATTGATTTAATTTTTGATGAGCATTTATTAAAGTTTAAGCGTCATGATCTCTATTTAAAAAGAGAGGACCAGTTCATTCCATTAATTGATGCATAA